The sequence below is a genomic window from Pseudorca crassidens isolate mPseCra1 chromosome 20, mPseCra1.hap1, whole genome shotgun sequence.
TGACCCGGCAGAGAGAATGTGAGGGCTCAGCAGGGAAGGGGTCAAATGGAGATGAGCTTTGCTAAAAGGAAGATGGACAGGACTTGGGCAATTCTTGGCTCTGGGAAGTgatggaggggaaagaggagagggTGACTTGAGTGCAACAGGAAATTCAGGAGGAAGAACAAATTTGCAGGTGGGGAGGACGAACTCATTTTTTGAGGTGCTGGGTAAGCTGCTACAGACCCTGTTAGGGGAGAGGTGTCCAGCGGAGACACTGGATGGAAAGTTGCCCACATCACTCACCAGAGAGATGGAAGTCAGTGCGGGACGGACGCCATCTCTGCCTGATGCCTTCTCCGCTGATTTCTTCCTGTAGATCTTCACTCTGAAAAGAGAGACCAGGGCCTTTCTTGGCTTGGTGGACTCACTGCATGGAGCTGAGAAGGACTGACTGAATGCAGGCTGGCGTCCAGCTGCAGAGGCCATGACCAGACCACCTGTTCCCTCCTCCAGGATGGCTGGCACCAGAGTCCACACTTGGCCAAGATGTCAGGAGGCTGCATTCCTGATGCCGCTTTGACTAACGGCCCTCCTTCCTGGCTTCATCACTCTACCAGGGCCCTCAGCTCTGAGCTTTGagttttgaaaatttctttaagTCTCCCCCTCCTTCGCCCCTTGCCCCCCATACCACCACCTCGGGAAGTCTTGTCCCAAACTGGGACCACCACTCACACAAAGAAgatgaggcagaggcagagagctAGCAGGGCTGTGACGCCGGATCCCCCGACGGCCCCCCAAACCACACCAGTCCTGAGTGCTGGCCTCCCTGCAAATAAGAGACTTGGGGTGACCTGCAGTCTCCCTAAGCAGGCACCTAAGTGACGAGCCTTCTCAAATCCATGACCCACGAGTGTGCCCACTTCTATCCAGGACTCTGTCTTTTGTCCCCCATCCTTCTATATAATTGTAGGTTCCTGtgtccccagcccccaccccagccaaccGACAGAGGACCCTGAACTCTAGTTCCCCTTTTGCCCTGAATCAGgcccatttctctccctctcagtATCTTCTAGGACGCAGACTCGTGTGTCCCCTTTCCCCGGACACGGCCCTTCATAGCTCCCAGACCTGGCAGCAGCAGGACAGTGGCGCTCTGTTTCCCGTGGCCGTTCTGGGCCTCGCAGCTGAGTCGGAGGCCAGAGCTGAGCCCCTCGCGGAGGCTCAGGGAGCTGTTGGCCCAGGGCCCAGCCGAGCTGGAGGTGACCTTGAAGGAGGCGTTGCTGAAATTCCCctccagcagcccctcccccagccgccagCGCAGGGAGGGGGCCGGCTGGGCTCGGGAGGAACAGTCGCAGTGCAGACCCTCCTCCTCCTGGGAGCAGGAGGGTCCCTGCAGCTGCGGGGGGTCTGTGGGGAGAGATGGGAGGGATCAGAGGAGACTCTCCCCTCCCTAGAACCCAGGGGTCCTTCCCTCAGGTGTGTTCCAACTCACTTTTCACAACGAGGCTCAGAGATGCTTTCTGAGAGCCTAACGGATGCTGAGCTCGGCAGACATATTTCCCATGGTCCTCCAGTTCCACCCGGGGcagctccaggacccctgggttcGAGGAATTGGAGGGGCTCAGGGTCAGGCTCCCCCGGATCCAGCTCATCCTGGCAGGAGGGTTGCTGTCGGCAACACAGTCCAGGCGTAGGAACTGGCCCTCCTGGACTGGGAGAGATAGGCTTTGGCCCAGACTTTCAGGTCCTGGCAGGACAGAGAGAAAGCTAGCTTcagtctgcctgtctgtctgtctgtctctttcattGCCTAAGGGCTCATATCTTCCTGTTTTGTAGCACTTGTCAATTTCCTCTGTGTAAAAACTCCCATCTTGGCCAATTTCAAGCACCTAATTTGAAGCCTCTGAACTCAGAAGTGGGAAAAGATGGACACAATGGCACAACTGACTCTCGCCAACCAGTAAGAGCTAGTCCCAGTACATCACTgaatgcaacttaaaaaaaaaaatggcgggggttccctggtgatccagtggttaggattccgtgcttccactgcggggggcacgggctagatccccggttggggaactaagatcccacaagccacgcggtgtGGCCAAGAAAAATGGCATGTTTTTGCCTAGCAAAATCACCGTGCACTAAGTCAAAAGCCCATGATTAGGATGAAAAGAAATCCTCTCAACTTATACACAGATGATTGCGTTAATATGAAAAGAGTTTCTTCAAATCAAGAAAAAGACCACAAAGAAATacgcatggggcttccctggtggcgcagtggttgagagtctgcctgccgatgcaggggacgcgcgttcgtgtcccggtccgggaagatcccacatgccgcggagcggctgggcccgtgagccatggccgctgagcctgtgcgtctggagcctgtgctccacaactggagaggccacaacagtgagaggcccgcgtaccgcaaaaaaaaaaaaaaaaaagagaaagaaatacacaTGGTTTTTAAACACAATGAAAGATACCCAACCTATTCACAAAATGATAATGCAAGTTAACATGATAGTGTATTCACTTATGGTATCAGCAAGGATGAAAATGTTTAGCAGGGAAATAGACACATAGCAGGGGGTAGCGTAAGCAGAACAACTTCCATGTAGCTCGATTCGGCAATATCTGTAGAAATTACAAACATGCCCTTCGATCTAGgactttcttctctctcaagagTAATCTTCCAGACCCACACATTTGTCTTGTCTTTGCAAAGGATTGGAAACACCGTAGTTTTCCACTAACAGGAGACCTATTAAGTACTTTATCATATAATATACTTCTAATTGGAAAACCATGGGGTCATCATTAAGAATGAAGAAGGTTTCCTAGGTAAGATACAGGAGAATCTCCAAGATATACCAAGTTTGAGAAAAAGGCGAGTTTAGTTTGTAGAAATGTACCAACGTCACttccttagttgtgacaaataTGCCATGTGGATGGAGGATTTTAATGATGAGGAGAGAGATTTGTGGAAAGTCTCTGTACCATGTGAGTCTAAAATTACTGCATatgaaaagtttattaaaaaatactaatagaGATGCAAAGCATGTGGGTAGTATGatctgcatatatgtgtgtgttttaaaatgtatacgtGTAGGTTCTATTCGAAAAGATAACCAAGAGGGGAGATACACAAGTGCTGAATACTATTGGGCAGGATGTGGGACAAGGATGGAGCCCTGGCAGTGGGGACAGCCACGTCCAACAGGCAAGGAGGAGGCCACGCGATACCCCATGAGAGCAGGGCCAGCGAAAGGGGGAGGCCAGTGCGTAAGCTGACGAGCCAGTGGGGGTTTTCCCACCTCTGCTGTCCCTCCCCGGGCCTGAGCCTCTCTGCCATCTGAGTTCTGATCCCCAGCTCTGCTCCGAAGGGCAGAGACACTTCCACTTCCACCACACCCCTGGAGAAGAGAGGTTTAGACCTACCTGTGTCTTCCTTCCGGAACACTCTGATGGTCGGCTTCTGGGGTGCATCTGGACAGACAGACATAACAGTCCCCTTTTCAGCGGCAGGAAGGCAGGCATTGGCCCTTTTCCCCCAGAAACATTAGAAATAGGAAGAGGGTGGAGTAgtgtcctctttccttcctccccagtTCCAGCTTGCAGGGCTCAGCACGCAGTAGCCCAGGCCCTCCCTCCCGTCCCCAACGCCCTCCGCCCTCAGGGCCCCGGCATCCCGGCCCTGCGCTCACAGGACACGTTGAGCCTGATGGTTCTGTCTGTGCTCACGCCAGCTCCGGGGAAGGTCACTCGACAGGTGAGGTTGGTGCCGTGGTCCTGGGGCCCCAGGGTGAGGGTGAGCACCGAGGAGTGGGGGCCCTTGGGgtgcagggaagggagggcaaCCCCGGTCCAGGAGAAGGTGTGGGGTGTCCCCCTCTCACAGGCCCATGGCACTGCACAGGTGATATTCCTGGGGAGGCCAGATTCTAGGGTCCCCTGGACGTGGATGTCGGGTGTCTGTGTCAGAgctgaagaggagagagaaagagacccaGGTCCTGGACGGGGGGCCCCGAGTGTGCCCCTCAGAGCTGTCTCTGCCCCAGGCCAGCCGCAGCGGCCTGTCCTCTAGGTACCCTTGGGCCCCTCCCAGGATGAGAAGACAGGGggtcccctcccagccctgccctggggacACTCAGGGctcctgtgtctgtgtgtcctctCCTTGACACCATC
It includes:
- the LOC137214808 gene encoding sialic acid-binding Ig-like lectin 5; this translates as MLLLPPPLLLLSLLWAGGWAAGRGVAGAGAAADPRFLAGSLAQDKRYWLWVWGPVTVQEGLCVRVLCSFQYPRDDWNDSVPAFGYWFQEGARTRQDRLVATNNPDREVLTDTQGRFHLLGDPRTYSCSLDIRDARQGDTGTYFFRVERGPTVKYSYFEDKLHLHVTALTQTPDIHVQGTLESGLPRNITCAVPWACERGTPHTFSWTGVALPSLHPKGPHSSVLTLTLGPQDHGTNLTCRVTFPGAGVSTDRTIRLNVSYAPQKPTIRVFRKEDTGPESLGQSLSLPVQEGQFLRLDCVADSNPPARMSWIRGSLTLSPSNSSNPGVLELPRVELEDHGKYVCRAQHPLGSQKASLSLVVKNPPQLQGPSCSQEEEGLHCDCSSRAQPAPSLRWRLGEGLLEGNFSNASFKVTSSSAGPWANSSLSLREGLSSGLRLSCEAQNGHGKQSATVLLLPGRPALRTGVVWGAVGGSGVTALLALCLCLIFFVVKIYRKKSAEKASGRDGVRPALTSISLGHLNESCSDSPSDYQTPAPATSTPGKEQELHYATLNFHRLRTHNFQDTTEYSEIKIQK